One genomic region from Sulfuriflexus mobilis encodes:
- a CDS encoding YhdP family protein, translated as MKFKHPLIRAAFATLWYSVASFVVLAAILVTLARLVLPLATDYRDEAEQLLSRYSGQTIRISSLHADWSGLGPHIFLEDVRLYDTEGKKVRLQFAEARIGIDILASILRQDLVPSSLTISGVQLSFTRHLDGSVSVHGLTDGEDKSESREDYSGLIAAWLFRQPEIGVTTSSLYWSDEKSGVKDLFFKDVYLRLRNDQSRHQIEGSLILPEDLGDAFSFAIDLQGDLLDPLGWIGNLYVKGKNFVIPQWWPRSILKDISLANGVANFELWADWKEGRLQLAEGNVQTERLDFAGTRGEGIPLTALQSEFSWQRLEHGWTVQLDGFSPRMGEQAWPESRLSLITYTDEDRYELSAGYMRVGDVINLSRVLGFVDDKQYAPLLGLQPQAELRNLVANYSPRSVAGHRLHIESDFTDLQTKPWRDLPAAVDFSGHLVTDLEKGHLHLDSRAARLDYPTMFRDSLALDVLQGDVYWRDTEAGWQIDAPGLLAKNQDISLDVRLSMLLPLEGAAYVDLVGYFRDGNGKQAGKYLPVAVIPDNAVAWLDKAIVGGYIPAGGLVLHGPMDKFPFEGGEGKFEVRFDVEGGVLDYQPGWPVFNEVNAEVVFSGRGMQINGHSGRILGSTVKSVRVEFADLSADIPDLYIHGLMDVQTPDVLDYVVRSGLGKEYEKTLQRLQTSGTGELELALRLSLGHGKDHLSGRMRFDDNTVALRDQDISLQKLHGQVSVVDGQFRGEGLHAQLMGAPLDIRVQPGKKNDIALNIQARARLDLNARLRQHLGKSIPDIMPGTSDWLLELHIPNAGAKKREEAKLVLSSDLQGVSIAAPTPLGKTAKQKRPLTLSMGVGDTRLYPLALTYDDVLNAEVELGQDFSLQRGELAIGRASTGLPDKPGLLVSARLEKLAINEWRDYARGLGLLGDRAKQSPTTHWLSALQLEVEQLEAFNMLFRQVRLDGMHEDDRWQFDIHSDRLAGRVSLEDGAPLQQSLKLELAYLKLQRTQSDSVTTQYDPRDIPGFELTVEKFLFDEMELGRLTANVKHIPEGLYMEHLQLEGKHVSLGASGEWAVSNDEQNTRLQVKLNSDAFSEFLEGLGYESGFQAGKSKGDAQLQWPGDPMQFSVGRLNGNLSLDIRDGQLRDLSPGAGRVFGLLSLQTLPRRLSLDFSDVFKKGFSFDRIKGNFQLEKGDAYTTNLYMDGPAARIDVSGRTGLVVQDYDQLVTVTPKLTSSLPLAGALVGGPVAGGVLYAIDKLFKPAIDKITRYQYTITGSWEEPEIVKLDKADVKAQ; from the coding sequence GTGAAATTTAAACACCCCCTTATCCGTGCAGCCTTTGCGACCCTCTGGTACAGCGTTGCCTCGTTTGTTGTGCTTGCCGCCATCCTCGTCACCCTGGCACGCCTGGTCCTGCCACTGGCAACTGATTACAGGGATGAGGCCGAGCAACTGCTGAGTCGTTATTCCGGGCAGACCATACGTATTTCATCCCTGCATGCCGACTGGAGCGGACTCGGCCCGCATATCTTCCTGGAGGATGTGCGTCTCTATGACACCGAAGGCAAGAAGGTGCGTCTGCAGTTTGCCGAGGCCCGCATCGGTATCGATATCCTGGCCTCCATATTGAGACAGGATTTAGTGCCGTCCAGCCTGACTATCAGTGGCGTCCAACTGTCGTTCACCCGCCACCTTGATGGCAGCGTCAGTGTGCATGGCCTGACAGATGGAGAAGATAAATCTGAAAGCCGTGAAGATTACTCGGGGTTAATCGCGGCCTGGTTATTCCGCCAGCCGGAGATCGGGGTCACTACCAGTTCATTGTACTGGAGTGATGAAAAGAGTGGCGTTAAGGACCTGTTCTTTAAAGATGTCTACCTGCGCCTGCGTAACGATCAAAGCAGACACCAGATCGAGGGCAGCCTGATCCTGCCGGAAGACCTCGGTGATGCCTTCTCCTTTGCCATCGACCTGCAAGGCGACCTGCTCGACCCACTAGGCTGGATTGGTAACCTTTATGTCAAGGGCAAGAACTTTGTTATCCCACAGTGGTGGCCACGTTCCATCCTCAAGGATATTAGCCTTGCCAACGGGGTAGCCAACTTTGAACTCTGGGCAGATTGGAAAGAGGGCCGCCTGCAGCTGGCGGAAGGTAATGTACAGACAGAGAGACTCGACTTTGCCGGGACACGCGGTGAAGGCATCCCGCTGACGGCCTTGCAGAGTGAGTTTTCCTGGCAGCGGCTTGAGCACGGCTGGACGGTACAGCTTGATGGTTTCTCGCCGCGCATGGGTGAGCAGGCATGGCCAGAATCGAGACTGTCGCTGATCACCTATACGGATGAAGACCGTTACGAACTGAGTGCGGGTTATATGCGCGTCGGCGATGTCATCAACCTGTCACGTGTGTTGGGCTTTGTCGACGACAAACAGTATGCCCCGCTACTCGGTTTACAGCCGCAGGCCGAACTGAGAAATTTGGTTGCCAATTATTCACCGCGGAGTGTCGCCGGGCACCGCCTGCATATTGAATCAGACTTTACCGATCTGCAGACCAAACCGTGGCGAGACTTGCCAGCCGCCGTTGACTTCTCCGGGCACCTGGTCACCGACCTGGAGAAGGGCCACCTGCATCTCGATAGCCGCGCGGCGCGTCTCGATTACCCGACCATGTTCCGTGACAGCCTTGCCCTGGATGTCCTGCAGGGTGATGTCTACTGGCGGGATACCGAGGCCGGTTGGCAGATCGATGCGCCGGGCCTGCTCGCAAAGAACCAGGACATCAGCCTGGACGTACGCCTGAGCATGTTATTACCCCTTGAGGGGGCAGCGTATGTCGACCTGGTTGGATACTTCAGGGACGGCAACGGCAAGCAGGCCGGCAAGTATCTGCCCGTGGCCGTGATCCCGGATAATGCCGTGGCCTGGCTGGATAAGGCCATCGTTGGCGGTTACATCCCCGCGGGTGGCCTGGTCCTGCATGGGCCGATGGATAAATTTCCCTTCGAGGGAGGCGAAGGCAAGTTCGAGGTCCGTTTCGATGTCGAAGGCGGTGTACTCGATTACCAGCCAGGCTGGCCGGTCTTTAATGAGGTCAATGCCGAGGTCGTGTTCAGTGGCCGAGGCATGCAGATTAATGGCCACAGCGGCCGTATCCTCGGTTCGACGGTGAAGAGTGTGCGGGTAGAGTTCGCAGACCTGAGTGCCGATATCCCTGATCTCTATATCCATGGCCTCATGGATGTACAAACCCCCGATGTACTGGACTATGTTGTGCGTAGCGGGCTGGGCAAGGAATATGAAAAGACCCTGCAACGTCTGCAGACCAGTGGTACCGGGGAGCTGGAGTTGGCGTTGCGTCTGTCCCTGGGCCATGGCAAGGATCATCTCAGTGGCCGCATGCGCTTTGATGACAATACCGTTGCCCTGCGTGACCAGGACATTTCTTTACAGAAATTGCATGGGCAGGTCAGTGTGGTGGACGGGCAATTTCGGGGCGAGGGTCTGCATGCCCAGTTAATGGGGGCACCACTGGACATCCGTGTACAGCCTGGTAAGAAAAATGACATCGCCCTGAATATCCAGGCGCGTGCCCGCCTGGACCTGAATGCGCGTCTGCGTCAGCATCTTGGCAAGTCGATCCCAGACATCATGCCGGGTACATCAGACTGGTTACTCGAACTGCATATTCCCAATGCCGGGGCGAAGAAGCGGGAAGAGGCCAAGCTTGTACTCAGCTCGGATCTGCAGGGGGTCTCCATCGCCGCGCCTACGCCACTCGGTAAAACTGCAAAACAAAAACGCCCGCTCACCCTCAGTATGGGTGTCGGTGATACCCGGCTCTACCCACTGGCACTGACCTATGACGATGTACTCAATGCCGAGGTCGAACTCGGTCAGGATTTTTCCCTGCAACGTGGGGAACTGGCCATCGGCAGGGCGAGTACGGGTTTGCCCGACAAGCCAGGGTTGTTGGTCAGTGCCCGGCTCGAAAAACTGGCGATTAATGAATGGCGTGATTACGCCAGGGGTCTGGGTTTGCTCGGTGACCGGGCTAAGCAATCGCCGACGACACACTGGCTATCGGCACTGCAACTGGAAGTGGAACAACTGGAGGCCTTCAATATGTTATTCAGGCAGGTCAGGCTTGATGGCATGCACGAGGACGACCGTTGGCAATTCGACATCCATTCTGATCGCCTGGCAGGGCGGGTATCACTCGAGGATGGGGCACCGCTTCAACAATCCCTGAAGCTGGAGCTTGCCTATCTGAAACTGCAACGTACGCAATCTGATAGCGTGACTACACAGTATGACCCGCGAGATATTCCCGGTTTTGAACTGACAGTGGAGAAATTCCTTTTTGATGAAATGGAACTTGGTCGCCTGACGGCCAATGTAAAGCATATACCTGAAGGCTTATACATGGAGCACCTGCAGCTAGAGGGAAAACATGTATCCCTGGGCGCCAGTGGTGAGTGGGCGGTGAGCAATGATGAGCAAAACACCCGTCTGCAGGTAAAACTGAACAGTGATGCCTTCAGTGAATTCCTTGAGGGGCTGGGTTACGAGAGTGGTTTTCAGGCGGGTAAGAGTAAAGGTGACGCACAGCTCCAGTGGCCGGGTGATCCTATGCAGTTTTCAGTCGGCAGGCTCAATGGCAATCTCTCGCTGGATATCCGCGACGGCCAGTTACGGGATTTGAGCCCCGGGGCCGGTCGTGTCTTTGGCCTGCTTAGCCTGCAAACCCTGCCACGTCGCCTGAGCCTGGACTTCAGTGACGTCTTTAAAAAGGGCTTTAGTTTTGATCGGATCAAAGGCAACTTCCAGTTGGAGAAAGGTGATGCCTATACCACAAATCTGTATATGGATGGCCCGGCCGCGCGCATCGATGTCTCGGGGCGCACTGGACTGGTCGTTCAGGACTATGATCAGTTAGTCACGGTCACACCAAAACTGACGTCCAGCCTGCCTCTGGCAGGGGCCCTGGTGGGCGGCCCGGTGGCTGGCGGCGTGTTGTATGCCATCGATAAATTGTTCAAGCCGGCCATCGACAAGATCACACGCTATCAGTACACGATTACGGGCAGCTGGGAGGAACCGGAGATTGTCAAACTGGACAAGGCAGACGTAAAAGCGCAGTAA
- a CDS encoding carbon-nitrogen hydrolase family protein, protein MSQIAAIQMASGPNVNSNLIEAGRLIADAVKAGAKLIVLPENFAFLGQSEADKFAHAENDGEGPMQDFLAKQAKKHAVWIVGGTVPMRGTDEKRVRQVCLLFNDQGQRVARYDKIHLFDVRIDATGENYNESETIEPGDEVVVVDTPFGKLGIAICYDLRFPELFRRMLDEGVEIIALPSAFTAITGRAHWEPLVRARAIENLCYLIAADQGGYHVSGRETHGDSMIVDPWGQVLDRLPSGSGYIIAEVERGHVSKVRKNFPATTHRRISCSLSGDAS, encoded by the coding sequence ATGAGTCAGATTGCCGCTATCCAGATGGCCTCAGGGCCGAACGTGAACTCCAACCTGATCGAGGCGGGACGCCTGATTGCCGATGCGGTCAAGGCCGGGGCGAAATTGATCGTGTTGCCGGAAAACTTTGCCTTTCTGGGGCAGAGTGAAGCCGACAAGTTTGCCCACGCCGAGAATGATGGCGAGGGGCCCATGCAGGATTTCCTTGCCAAGCAGGCGAAAAAGCATGCTGTCTGGATCGTCGGTGGCACAGTGCCCATGCGCGGTACGGACGAAAAGCGTGTGCGTCAGGTGTGCCTGCTGTTCAATGACCAGGGTCAACGGGTTGCCCGTTACGACAAGATCCACTTGTTCGATGTGCGTATCGATGCCACCGGTGAGAACTATAATGAATCCGAGACCATCGAGCCGGGTGATGAGGTGGTGGTGGTCGATACACCGTTTGGCAAACTCGGTATCGCGATTTGTTACGACCTGCGCTTCCCGGAACTGTTTCGCCGCATGCTCGATGAAGGGGTGGAGATCATCGCCCTGCCTTCGGCCTTTACCGCGATCACCGGCAGGGCGCACTGGGAACCCTTGGTGCGTGCCCGCGCCATCGAAAACCTGTGCTATTTAATTGCCGCCGATCAGGGGGGCTACCACGTCAGCGGCCGTGAGACCCATGGTGACAGCATGATCGTCGACCCTTGGGGGCAGGTGCTGGATCGTTTGCCGAGCGGCTCCGGTTACATCATCGCCGAGGTTGAGCGTGGTCACGTCAGCAAGGTACGCAAGAATTTTCCAGCCACCACGCATCGCCGTATTTCATGCAGCCTCTCAGGGGATGCCTCATGA
- the tldD gene encoding metalloprotease TldD, translating to MSQQLEQAREQLLAPAGLGEAELQKVLDHLMSHDVDNADLYFQLSRHESWSLEDGIVKDGHFNIDQGVGVRAISGEKTGFAYSDAIMLPALTQAADAARTIARRGGNNGVKAWSGTQGRDLYTPRDPLASIPAEAKIALLQSVDAAARAADPRVVQVMASIAAVHDTILVAASDGTLAGDVRPLVRLNVNVIVEQNGKREQGSHGGGGRFGYDYFLDNALAKDYAEEAVRQALVNLEAIEAPAGTMDVVLGPGWPGVLLHEAVGHGLEGDFNRKGSSAFSGRVGEQVAAKGVTVVDDGSMTDRRGSLNVDDEGTLTQENILIEDGILCGYMQDKMNARLMGVAATGNGRRESYAHLPMPRMTNTFMRAGEHDPEEILASVNNGLYAVNFGGGQVDITSGKFVFSASEAYLIENGKVTAPVKGATLIGNGPDVMNRIRMIGNDLALDSGVGTCGKEGQSIPVGVGQPTLRVDALTVGGTNA from the coding sequence ATGAGCCAGCAACTTGAACAGGCCCGTGAGCAGTTACTGGCACCGGCCGGTCTTGGCGAGGCCGAACTGCAAAAGGTTCTCGACCATTTGATGTCACATGATGTCGATAATGCCGACCTGTATTTCCAATTAAGTCGCCACGAGTCCTGGTCACTCGAAGACGGTATCGTCAAGGACGGTCATTTTAATATTGATCAGGGTGTGGGGGTTCGCGCCATCAGTGGCGAGAAGACCGGCTTTGCCTACTCCGATGCGATCATGTTACCGGCCCTGACCCAGGCCGCCGATGCGGCGCGCACAATCGCCCGCCGTGGAGGCAATAATGGGGTCAAGGCCTGGTCGGGTACCCAGGGTCGCGATCTCTATACCCCACGGGACCCCTTGGCGAGTATCCCTGCCGAGGCCAAGATCGCCCTCTTGCAAAGTGTGGATGCCGCGGCACGTGCCGCTGACCCACGCGTGGTGCAGGTCATGGCAAGCATTGCCGCCGTGCACGATACGATCCTGGTGGCGGCCAGTGATGGCACGCTGGCCGGTGATGTGCGTCCGCTGGTGCGCCTGAATGTGAATGTTATTGTCGAGCAAAACGGCAAACGTGAGCAGGGCAGCCACGGTGGTGGCGGTCGCTTTGGTTACGATTATTTCCTTGATAACGCGCTGGCCAAAGACTATGCCGAAGAGGCCGTGCGCCAGGCCTTGGTCAACCTCGAGGCGATTGAGGCACCGGCCGGCACCATGGACGTCGTGCTTGGCCCGGGTTGGCCGGGTGTGTTGTTACACGAGGCCGTGGGTCACGGGCTGGAAGGGGATTTCAACCGCAAGGGCAGCTCGGCCTTCTCCGGACGCGTCGGTGAGCAGGTTGCCGCCAAGGGTGTGACCGTGGTCGATGACGGCAGCATGACGGACCGTCGTGGCTCCCTGAACGTCGATGACGAGGGCACGCTGACGCAGGAGAATATCCTCATCGAAGACGGCATCCTGTGCGGTTACATGCAGGACAAGATGAATGCCCGCCTGATGGGCGTGGCCGCGACCGGCAACGGTCGTCGCGAATCCTACGCGCACCTGCCGATGCCGCGCATGACCAACACCTTTATGCGTGCCGGTGAACACGACCCGGAAGAGATCCTCGCCTCGGTGAATAATGGCCTGTACGCCGTGAATTTTGGTGGTGGTCAGGTCGATATTACCTCGGGCAAGTTTGTCTTCTCGGCCAGTGAGGCCTACCTGATTGAAAACGGCAAGGTCACCGCACCGGTGAAGGGCGCGACCCTGATCGGTAATGGCCCGGACGTCATGAACCGTATCAGGATGATCGGCAACGACCTGGCGCTGGATTCCGGGGTTGGCACCTGTGGCAAGGAAGGCCAGAGTATCCCCGTTGGTGTGGGCCAGCCAACCCTGCGCGTCGATGCCCTGACTGTCGGTGGCACGAATGCCTGA